The Candidatus Nitrosotalea sinensis genomic interval TTGTCTTTTTATCTATTTCGATAACAAATGGTTTGTTATCCAATAGGTGCTAATACTAGAGCATATTTTCCATCCATTTCTTCAAAAATGGATACTTGCCTGAAATTTAAACAAAAAACAATATACAGCCAGTCTGATTAGCAAGTTTGATGAAGGTATTCAATGGTAAAACTGCGGCAGATGATTACATGTCTAGTCATACATTGACTTTTTCCACACCAGAGCTTACACTGACAAGATTTGCATTTTGGCTGGGAGACATGGTTCCTGATCCAAAAAATCCTGGCCAGCAGATGCCAAGAATAATGAACTTTGTAGAAGAAAGAGATTTTGCTCCTACCCCGCTTGTGGATGATGACACCTTTGTACCCACTGGTGCAATGAAGACAATTGGTGGGCTTTATGGAGGAATCAGTACTGCAGAGTCAAGTACCAAGTTTTGTACCGAATGTGGTTCAAAGATATCAGTATCTGCCAAGTTTTGTACTGAATGTGGCGCAAACCAAGATTAGATCTTGTTTCCACACTTGGGACAGAATTTGGCGTTAGGTTTTACAGAAGAATTGCAGGAACTGCATACTGGACCGCTTGAGCTTTTTGGCATCAATGCAGGGTCAGGTCGTGGAAGCTCACCCGGTGTTGAGAATGCTGCAGCTGCAGATATTATAGATGGTGGTTGTCCGGGACCAGGCAATGTAGAGACTGATACTTGAGAGGCTTGAGGTCCCATGCCAGGCGGCATTGGACTTGGTACTGTAGAACCTGATGCACGACCGCTTGATATTTTATCTAGTGATTTTTTGAGCTCAAAGATTACCTTTACTGAGAGAAACTCTAGTGATGAGTATGAGACAACATAGTCGCCTAGTTTTTCAAAAAACTCCTTGTCGGAGAGCTTTCCTTGCTTGTACATGGTATTGGCATCAAGGAACGATTCATAGTATCCTTGTGTATCATTTAGCAAATTTTGCAGTTTGTCAAATAGAAGGTTTAGAGTATCAATATCTCCAAAAGACATATGAAGTCTTTTCTTGACCGATATTAATTATTTTAGATTGAAAAAAGAGAAAGGATTAGATTTTTGAAAGAGCATTGTCTATCATGTTCTTGTAGGAACCTTTTGAGGCTGCACCTATTTGTTGTGCTACAACCTGGCCCTTGTTGAACAATGCAAGTGTTGGTATGCTAAAGACATTGTACTTTGATGCAAGATCGTTGCTTTCGTCAACGTTAACCTTAACAAAGTTGATCTTTCCTGCATATTCATTGGCAAGCTCTTCTATTACAGGACTTACCATCCTGCATGGACCACACCATTCAGCCCAGAAATCTACAAACACAGGAATCGGAGAAGCAATAACTTCTTTTTCCCAGTTATTTGAATTTACAGGTTTTGCTTTATCCATGAGATATAAAATCTCGAATCCCTAAATATATTGAACGGTTATTTTTACCAGCGACTTCGTAATCCGTAATAGTTCCTATCGCCAGATCTTCGTCTGTCTCGTCTGTCTCCGCCTCTTCCATAACCTCCTCCAGATCTGCCGTATCCACCACCAGATCGATATCCTCCACCTGGTCTGCCAAAGCTTCTTCTTGCATGCACTTCTCTTTTTAGTGGATCTGGGATATTGACCTCGATTCCAAGTTCCTTGTTGAGGTCCTTCATCTGGACCTTTGTTTGGTTTGATATTGCTTTGAAATCACCTATTGATGAATATGATACAAGTGTGATTGCTCTGCCCTTTTCTCCTGCACGAGCAGTTCTTCCGATTCTGTGGAAATAGACCATGTCCTGGTTTGGAACATCATAGTTTATCACTAGTGCAACTTTTGGTACATCAATTCCTCTAGCTGCTACATCTGTGGCAACTAGGATGTCTGCCTTGCCTTTTTTGAATAGATACATTGCCTTGTCTCGTCTAAACTGTGACATGTCTCCTTGGATTGATACTGTATTGAATCTGGCATGCTCAAGCTCGTGTGCAACTCGCCTTGTTCTGTCCTTGGTGGAACAAAATACAATTGTCTGTCCTGCACCGTTTTCTTTTATGAATTTGAACAAATAATCAGTCTTTTCCCTGTCTTTGATTACAAGAAATGCTTGTTCGATTCCCTCTCCACTGAGGTCATCAGAATCAATGAATATTTTTTGTGGGTTTTTCATGTACTTTTCTGCAAGCATTAGAATTGCTGCAGGCATGGTAGCAGAGAATAATGCGTTAATGTGATCTTCTGGCACAAGGTCCAGTACAAATTTGATATCTTCAATGAATCCCATGTCAAGCATGGTATCTGCCTCGTCAAGTACGACCCACTTGACTTTTTGTAGTTTAATGGAACCGCGTTTGATGTGATCAATTAGACGTCCTGGGGTGGCAACAACAATTTCTACACCTCTTGATAGCTCTTGCAGTTGTACATTCATGCTCTGGCCTCCATAGATTGTTACATTTCTGATTCCAGAATGTCTTGAGAATTTTGTTATCTCATCAGAGATTTGTACTGCAAGCTCTCTTGTTGGTGCAATGATTAATGCTTGTACTCCTCCCCTTGGAGTTACATTTTGTATTATTGGTAATGAGAATGCTGCAGTCTTTCCTGTTCCTGTGTGTGCTTGTCCTATGACATCCTGTCCTGACAGGAGCACTGGAATTGCGCCTGCTTGTATTGGGAATGGTTCACGAAAACCAATTTCATTTAGAGCAGTAAGTATGGTACCTTTTAGTCCTAGTTCTTCAAACGTGGTCAAATTTATTCATCATCTTTTTATTGAAACGACAGAGAAAAGTTCAACACCTATTTCCGTCAATTTTTGTTTAACATACCCTTCTGGCTCTAATAACTCTTTCCAAAATATTGAAAAAAATTAGATGAATTTTGGAAATTGTATAATCTCTTGCTCTGATACGTGGTATAGATTTGACCCATCAAAATGATATACATAATTATCCAAGAGGTAGATAGTCAAGACATGAGCAGCGAATTGAGATTAAAAAAATTAAGAGGATCTGGAGGCTTTGTAATGGCCACAGTAAATGATGATCAACAGAGAAAGGGAAATCTTGGAGGACCAGACTTGTTTTTGGCTCCAGTTGGAAGATTAGATTCTGAGAAGATTTCCAAGTATTATTGCAACACATGTGAAAAAGAATACGAAGGAAGTCCAAAGATAGAATATGAAAGTCCAAACGAGATGGTTGCAGAAAATCTAGTTTTGCTTGAAAAAGGGCAGTACATCTGTACCACATGTGGCTCGATTCTTGCAGAGTATAGAAACTTTAGTAAACCAGATGAAGCCGCATCAGTTGGAGCTGCAATACCTGTTGTTGATACTCCAAGTATTTCTGCCAGTGTTTCTACTACAAGTGTTCCAAGTGTTACACCACAAGTAGAGACTGCAAAGCCAGGCAGTGTAAAGACATTTAGCTCTATTGCAGGCCTTGGTGTTTATGATACTGAAGCAAGAAAGGTTGGCATTGTAAAAGAGATGGGCATTCAGCCTGATCAATCAAGTATAGTCCTAGTTGTGACAAAAAATGATGGAACTGAAACTACAGTCAAGTGGGATGAGATAAGAAAAATTGGCGAGATTGTATTACTTGGAAGTACACTTGAGAGCAGCAGTTCCAAATGTGTCAAGTGTGGATACACAAACAGCCAAGGATCAAAGTTTTGTGAGAGCTGTGGAAACAAGCTCAAGTAAGACAAATCATTGTTAAGCAAGATTTATCTTACTAATTTAGAAAGCAAGTAGCAATTGAGTAAACTTTCTCTCAAATCAGGTATTGTAAAGGACATCATAATAGTAGTAATAGGTATTGCAATAATTTGGATTGGATTAAGAGTTGCATTTGGAACTGAAAATCCGTTTTACGTGGTATCAAGCGGAAGCATGATACCAAACTTGAACATATTTGATGTCATAGTTGTACAAGGGCATGTCAGTTTTGACCAGCTTAAAGTCGGAGATATCATTGTATTTAACAGGCCAGATGGGCATGACAAGGTCATAGTGCATAGGGTAGCGGAGATACTAAACAAGGACCCCTTGGTAATACGAACAAAGGGAGATGCAAATCCTGGTTCTATACCTGGAACTGACTTTCCAATCACAAAAGGCGACTATATTGGCAAAGTAGTTTATGTGGTTCCCCAGATAGGCTATGTGACAAGAATACTTACTCCTCCAATTAACTACATCATAATTGCTGTAATCATTGGAATAATGCTTGTAAAGCAGTTTGGAAAACCAAAATCCGGTACAGATATTCTCTCAGAGAAAAAAGACTCTACAGAGAATCCAGACAGCAAAAGTCTTACAGGAGACAATTCCTATACAGGTATAGAACCAGAAGACAAGTCTTCAGATGATAAAGCAGATTTGAGATAATTTTATTTCATTTTAAAGACTCGCTGGAAATAGTCAGATTGCTCTTGGTCGTTTTCTGGATTTTCTTTTACATTTGCAAGATTCTTGGCAAGTTTTTTCTTGTAGCCAAGTTGCATTTGTCGTGCAATCTGAATTCTTTGAGCCTGGGGGGAGCCTGCACCATGCATAGATTCTGTTAGATATCCAACTGCATTTCTGCCCAAAGTCATGTTTTCAATTAATCTCAATATTCTTACTCTATTTTCAACATCAACACCCTTGCGGCCTCGCAGGTATTTTTTGAGTATTGGGCCTGTGGTTGGATTGTTAAGATCCTTTGCAGATGGAAGTGTGACAACCAATCCTCCTGCAATGTCTTGTGCTAGTCTGCCAATCTCATATGGGAATCTTGTAACGTTGTGTTTTGTTACATTTGCAAGCATGTCATCATTTAACCAGACACCTGACTTGGTGCGATGAGCTTGTGAGGATGATGCAATTCCTGTTGCGTATATTGTTTCATTTAGGTGAGTCATCTCTACAAGTTTGTCTCGGACATGAGATACGTCTGGGACTCCATTATAGTCTGCAATTGAAGCAGCTGCACCGATTAAAACATCACCAAGGCCTGTCTTGCATACATAGCTTCTTCTGTGATAACAGGTGAATCGCTCTACAAGCATTGCTGCAAATTCATACTCGCCAAACATGAATACCTTGTCCCACGGAATAAAAACTCGGTCAAATACTATGAGTGCCTCTTGTCCTGCAAACTTGGCGTTTCCTGCATCAATGTCATCTTCTTCCATGCTTCGAGTATCACAGGACTGGCGTCCGTAGATGTATGTGATTCCTGGAGCGTCTGCAGGCATTGCGCCAACTACTGCATAATCCTTGTCACCTTCAAGAAGTCGCATCGTAGGCATTACTATAATCCAGTGTGAATTGATGCACCCTGTTTGGTGTGCCTTGGCACCTGTTACAAAAATTCCCTTGTCATTTTTTTCTACAACATGCAGGAATACATCTGGATCTTCTTGCTGGTGTGGTGCCTTGCTTCTGTCTCCCTTGGGGTCTGTCATTGCGCCACCAATTACATAGTTCTCCTGCT includes:
- a CDS encoding DEAD/DEAH box helicase is translated as MTTFEELGLKGTILTALNEIGFREPFPIQAGAIPVLLSGQDVIGQAHTGTGKTAAFSLPIIQNVTPRGGVQALIIAPTRELAVQISDEITKFSRHSGIRNVTIYGGQSMNVQLQELSRGVEIVVATPGRLIDHIKRGSIKLQKVKWVVLDEADTMLDMGFIEDIKFVLDLVPEDHINALFSATMPAAILMLAEKYMKNPQKIFIDSDDLSGEGIEQAFLVIKDREKTDYLFKFIKENGAGQTIVFCSTKDRTRRVAHELEHARFNTVSIQGDMSQFRRDKAMYLFKKGKADILVATDVAARGIDVPKVALVINYDVPNQDMVYFHRIGRTARAGEKGRAITLVSYSSIGDFKAISNQTKVQMKDLNKELGIEVNIPDPLKREVHARRSFGRPGGGYRSGGGYGRSGGGYGRGGDRRDRRRSGDRNYYGLRSRW
- a CDS encoding zinc ribbon domain-containing protein, which translates into the protein MKVFNGKTAADDYMSSHTLTFSTPELTLTRFAFWLGDMVPDPKNPGQQMPRIMNFVEERDFAPTPLVDDDTFVPTGAMKTIGGLYGGISTAESSTKFCTECGSKISVSAKFCTECGANQD
- a CDS encoding signal peptidase I, coding for MSKLSLKSGIVKDIIIVVIGIAIIWIGLRVAFGTENPFYVVSSGSMIPNLNIFDVIVVQGHVSFDQLKVGDIIVFNRPDGHDKVIVHRVAEILNKDPLVIRTKGDANPGSIPGTDFPITKGDYIGKVVYVVPQIGYVTRILTPPINYIIIAVIIGIMLVKQFGKPKSGTDILSEKKDSTENPDSKSLTGDNSYTGIEPEDKSSDDKADLR
- a CDS encoding zinc-ribbon domain-containing protein, which codes for MSSELRLKKLRGSGGFVMATVNDDQQRKGNLGGPDLFLAPVGRLDSEKISKYYCNTCEKEYEGSPKIEYESPNEMVAENLVLLEKGQYICTTCGSILAEYRNFSKPDEAASVGAAIPVVDTPSISASVSTTSVPSVTPQVETAKPGSVKTFSSIAGLGVYDTEARKVGIVKEMGIQPDQSSIVLVVTKNDGTETTVKWDEIRKIGEIVLLGSTLESSSSKCVKCGYTNSQGSKFCESCGNKLK
- the trxA gene encoding thioredoxin encodes the protein MDKAKPVNSNNWEKEVIASPIPVFVDFWAEWCGPCRMVSPVIEELANEYAGKINFVKVNVDESNDLASKYNVFSIPTLALFNKGQVVAQQIGAASKGSYKNMIDNALSKI
- a CDS encoding zinc-ribbon domain-containing protein, which codes for MSFGDIDTLNLLFDKLQNLLNDTQGYYESFLDANTMYKQGKLSDKEFFEKLGDYVVSYSSLEFLSVKVIFELKKSLDKISSGRASGSTVPSPMPPGMGPQASQVSVSTLPGPGQPPSIISAAAAFSTPGELPRPDPALMPKSSSGPVCSSCNSSVKPNAKFCPKCGNKI
- a CDS encoding 4-hydroxyphenylacetate 3-hydroxylase family protein → MPIRTAEEYIQSLRGRNMKVYLFGELVKEPVDHPMIKPSINAVAETYALAERDGEMATAKSSITGLQVNRFLHIAESADDLVNQNKMQRKLGQLTGTCFQRCVGMDALNSLYSVTFEIDEKYKTNYHKRLTDFIKMIQQENYVIGGAMTDPKGDRSKAPHQQEDPDVFLHVVEKNDKGIFVTGAKAHQTGCINSHWIIVMPTMRLLEGDKDYAVVGAMPADAPGITYIYGRQSCDTRSMEEDDIDAGNAKFAGQEALIVFDRVFIPWDKVFMFGEYEFAAMLVERFTCYHRRSYVCKTGLGDVLIGAAASIADYNGVPDVSHVRDKLVEMTHLNETIYATGIASSSQAHRTKSGVWLNDDMLANVTKHNVTRFPYEIGRLAQDIAGGLVVTLPSAKDLNNPTTGPILKKYLRGRKGVDVENRVRILRLIENMTLGRNAVGYLTESMHGAGSPQAQRIQIARQMQLGYKKKLAKNLANVKENPENDQEQSDYFQRVFKMK